The Porphyromonadaceae bacterium W3.11 genome segment AGCTTGTCCTGTACCAACGCCATATCCAGCATCACAACGCTCCTTAGCTGCACGGCTGGCAACGTCACGAGGTACAAGGTTACCAAAGGCTGGATAGCGACGCTCTAGGTAGTAATCGCGATCTTCCTCTTTGATCTGAGTTGGACGAAGCTTGCCAGCACGGATAGCTTCAGCATCTTCAATTTTCTTTGGTACCCAGATACGACCGTCATTACGAAGCGACTCACTCATCAGTGTCAACTTACTCTGTTGATCACCGTGCTGTGGAATACATGTTGGGTGAATCTGAGCCATACATGGATTGCCGAAATAAGCACCTTTCTTGTAGCATTGCCAAGCAGCAGAACCATTACACTCCATAGCGTTAGAGCTTAGGAAGAAGGTATTACCATAACCTCCGGATGCGATCACAACTGCATGTGCTGAGAATCTCTTGAGCTTACCACTTACAAGATCACGTACTATGATACCACGTGCTCTTCCATCAATCATCACGAGCTCTACCATCTCATGGCGAGTAAATAGCTCTACCTTACCAAGACCTACTTGGCGTGAAAGAGCTGAATAAGCTCCAAGCAATAGTTGCTGACCTGTGATACCACGTGAGTAGAATGTACGTGATACTTGAGCTCCACCAAATGAACGATTGGCTAGAGTACCACCATATTCACGAGCGAATGGTACACCCTGAGCTACACATTGGTCGATGATTGAGTTAGATACCTCTGCTAGACGATAGACATTAGCCTCTCTAGCACGGTAGTCACCCCCCTTAATTGTATCGTAGAATAGACGATATACTGAGTCGCCATCATTCTGATAGTTTTTAGCGGCATTGATACCACCCTGTGCTGCAATTGAGTGTGCACGGCGTGGTGAGTCCTGGATACAGAAGTTATAAACATGAAAGCCCATTTCTGCCAGTGATGCAGCTGCAGATGATCCTGCAAGACCTGTACCGACCACGATAACGTCGAGGCGGCGCTTATTGGCAGGGTTCACCAATTTCTGGTTAGCCTTATACTTGCTCCACTTGCTTTCCAGTGGACCTTGAGGTATTTTTGCGTCTAATTGTGACATATACATTAACTAGCTTAAGATTGATTAAAGAACTGGACTTAGATTTTTGCCACCAAGATGCCAGATAGCTCCAACACTATCCCATGCACCAGTGCTCTTGAGATAAAAGGCGATGGCAACAAATGCAAACATTACGCAAATAAGAGTTGCTACAATGTAGCCAATTGTCTTAAGGCGTTTGTACCACTTAGCGTTATTCCATCCAATTGTCTGGAATGCACTCCAGAAACCGTGTGTTAGGTGTAACCAAATGAATATGAACCAAACAAGGTAGAGGATAACAATCCATAGGTTAGAGAACTGGAATAGGATCAAATCAAAGCCATTTGCTGATTCGCCACCAGTCCACTCTTGTAATTGCATTTCACTCCAAAAGTGTGTTAGGTGCCATATAATTCCGCCTAATATGACTAGACCAAGAACAAACATATTCTTTGCAGTCCATTGCACTTCGCTCTTACCAGCCATAGCATACCTATCTGTACCACGTGCCTTACGGTTCTGTAGCGTAAGAATGATCGAGAAGATGATGTGTAGAATGAAGAATAGTGCCAAAATCGGTACCATGAATTGAACGATCGCATTCGTGCCTAGGAAGTGGCAGATCCAATCATAACCATCTTTAGAAAAGACAGCAACAACGTTCATTACCGAGTGGAAAAGCAGAAAAAAAATCAGACAAAGTCCAGTGACGCTCATCACTACTTTTCTGCCGATTGATGAATTAAATAACCACATATAACAGTAAAAAATCTAAAAAATTGGTTGATATTTCTTTGTACACTACAAAGATAGATTTTTTAAGACTAATCAGCAAGCTTTTAGACTTTAATTTTTATTTATTTCTTTAATCACTATTATTGATGATTTTTTATTGTCTTCTAGAGGGTTATAATTGAGCTCTATACTCATCTCACTTGTATGTTTCAATTGGGCTGTATGACTCTAAGAGTATTCACAATTGCATTTTAATATAGTCTTCATCTCACATACGATGTCACGTACCTTAGTTCGTTGCTTGCAGCCATTTATTGCAATAATTCTATCTCTGTCCGGCTCATGTATCTCATCTCTTATGCGAACTGCGTCAGTAGCATTAAGACTAATCTGCGAGAATGAAGATTCCGACCGGTAGTGTCCCCAAAAGTGTGTACGGCAGAATGCGTCTCTGAAAAGCAAACCTACATATTTTTTCGCTTTGTTTTCCATAAACATTAAAGATAGACCAATAAAGAATTAAGGCAAGGCTGTCGTAGCACCGCGGAGACACCGCCTTGCCGTATTCTTTTAGGTTGATATCTTTGTGTTGGAAAATAAAGCACATTGTTGTTATTTACTTTTCATTGTTCTTCCTAAGTCCAAGAGTTAGATCTCCTATTCTTTTCTTCAGATAGTTTGCATTGATTGCAATACTACCTATCAAGTGTAGAGCGGATTCTACGCTAGGTAATGCACATTTATATCGAGCCCCTTTCTTTACCTGTCTATTGAAGCGTTCTATCCAGTTAGTACTATGAATGTACTTGCGAACACTGACGTCGTATTTTAGGTATGTGAAGTAATACTCTATCCTCTGACCGTTAGCTATTTTTGTGAGAAAAGGATAGCTCTTACGCCATCTGAACGCAAAGTTTTTAAAGCTCTCTAGGCCATCTAAAGGTGAGCTTCTTGAGCCGTCTTTACTAAAGACCTCCTGTAGATCACTTGCGATGGCTGACTTATCTCGAGGGCGTATCTTTCGAGTTATTTCTCGCTGTAGATGCACCGTGCAGAGCTGGACTTCCACTTCTGTAAAGTGCTCACGTGCAACCTCTTCAATGTTATTCAACCCGTCTGAAATGATTAGTCCTACCTCTTCGAGTCCTCGGCTTTTTAGATCCTCAAAAAACTCGCCCCAGATGCCGCTTCCCTCTGTTGGATTATTATAGACACCCACGATGTCTCGACGTCCTTCGCTATCTAAACTCATCACTACAAAAAATGCCTCCTTGCTCACACTTTCTCCTCTCCGTACAGGAAGATATGTAGCATCGATAACAAGTGCCTCTAAAGTCCTCGGTAGACGTCTTTGACGCCACTCTTCTACTGCTTCTTGGGTCGATAAGGAGAGACGATTGATTTGACTCGTACTATAACGTTTACCATACAAACGCTCGAATACTCCAGAGATATCCTCCATCGTATTACCGCAGCTATATAGATAACCTGCTAGTTCTCCCATCTCTTTCTCTTGATCTTTGAGAACGCCTAAAATCAAGGGCATGAAGCCCTGCTGTCGAGTTCGGGGTACTCGTAATTCTAGCATATTACCACTCGCAAAGATGCGACGGGAGCGGTATCCATTGCTCACATCGCCACTATCTTCTTTATACAGTTCCCTCTCCCCTTGCATCGCTATTTCGATGATTAACTCCATTAAACGGCCAACTCCATTTGGCTCTGTCATCAAGTTTGATAGAATTTCATTAAATTGCATTTGTGTAAGTCTCATCTTCTTGTTTATCTTTTGTTTTTAACTTTTCAAAGATAACATTCTTGGGACTTACACACTTTTTGGGGACAGTATCTTCCGACCTTTACTCTTTAGGCACACAAACAAAGACGGGGAGACTTCAGACTTCTTAGAATGGCTTCATGAGAATAACAAAAGAAGCCACCGCAAATATGCGATGGCTTCTTTTATAAATATTATTAGACTTCTATCTATCTAATTATCCGTTGATCTTAGCCATAGTAGCAATAAGATCTAGCACACGATTAGAGTAACCAATCTCATTATCATACCATGATACTAGCTTTACAAATGAATCTGTAAGAGCGATACCTGCCTTAGCATCAAAGATTGATGAGTGTGTGTCCCCTAGGAAGTCAGATGATACCACAGCATCTTCTGTATAATCAAGGATGCCCTTTAGTTCGTTTTCACTAGCATTCTTAAGTACCTTGCAAATCTCTTCGTATGAAGCTGGCTTCTCAAGATTAACAGTAAGATCTACTACTGAAACATCAATAGTAGGAACACGGAATGACATACCGGTAAGCTTGCCATTTAGAGATGGGATAACTTTGCCCACTGCCTTTGCTGCACCTGTTGTAGATGGGATAATGTTACCACTAGCAGCACGGCCACCACGCCAGTCTTTCATAGAAGGACCATCAACAGTTTTCTGTGTTGCGGTGATTGCATGAACAGTAGTCATAAGACCGTCTTTGATCCCAAAGTTATCGTTAATAACCTTTGCAAGAGGAGCTAAGCAGTTAGTAGTACAGCTTGCGTTACTTACAAGTTGGGTACCCTTCTTATATTCTTTCTCATTTACCCCCATAACATACATTGGGGTATCATCTTTTGATGGTGCTGACATAACCACATATTTAGCACCAGCTTCGATATGTGCTTGTGACTTTTCCTTAGTTAAGAAAAGGCCTGTTGACTCTACGATATACTCAGCATTAATCTCGTCCCACTTTAGGTTTTTTGGATCACGCTCTTGTGTACAGCGAATCTCATTACCATTAACGGTCAATGTGCTTTTGTCGAGGTCATAGCTGATAGTGCCGTCAAATCTGCCGTGCATAGTATCATACTTAAGCATATAAGCAAGATAATCTACAGAAAGAAGGTCGTTAATCCCTACAACTTGAATATCATTGCGAGTCTGAGCAGCGCGGAAGACAAAACGTCCAATACGGCCAAAGCCGTTAATACCAATTTTGATCATAATCCTATTTTTATAGTTAAATATTATATTAATTTATTATCTAAGTTCCTTGTCTTTCACAAGTGTTGACAGCTGATTCTTATGAATCAAAAACTGTATTTGTGAGAAGCATAGTCTCACGATCCAACCACTAGCAAATTTACTGATTATTATTCAGTATTCCGAAGCGTTGGATGGATATTTATTTATCAGAGGATCGTATTATCTTCTGCGTTTTCGCTTTAGACCAAAAAGATTCCTAAGGGTGAATCGGATCAGTTTGCCTGCTCCTCGAAAGCTATAACTAAGTAGCTTCCTCTCACCAATAGTATAAAGCATCGGTATCAGGACGGACCCCATTCTTGAAAAGCGGCTAAGAACGCCATCGGACAGCAGAAGCCCAGAAGATCTCTGAGATCTCTTCTGCTTATAGGCAGTATTCTTGATACTATCTCCTCCGAGGATCTTATTTGCGACCTTTCCTAAGAATGAATTTTTCTCTGAGACATTTACGACAATCTCATCAGTAATCATGTCCTTACCATTCTCTTGAAGAAATTCTTTTTTTCTCTTCAGCTGTCGGATACTATCGTCTGCTTTCTGCTCTAATAGTCGCTCCCTTTCTAGAAGCCTCTGTTTATATTTTGGGACTTGTAAAGTATTACTATTCATAAATCCTTATTCGTTTACCTGATTTGTGATATTTTCCCTGATTTTAGCGTAACTTTCTTCGTAGCATCGAGTCTCATCATAAGTTTGAGACATAGCCCTCTTAATTATACGCTCTTTCTCCTGAGCTTCAAGCTGATCTATGACTTCGTTGATAACTTTGCTTCTAAGACTCTCAGTAAATTTCTTCTTAAGAAGAAGCATTATACCTACGACTATAAGTAACACACCTAGCATACATAAGAACCCAAAAAGGAGAGCCTTTATAGTTTCAAAGACTACTGCGCTCTTAATGAACAATAGTGAAAAAGCAAAACCACCAGTCACAGAAAATACTATGACGAATAGCTTTAGAATCAAAAAAAGAAAAAAATTGTATAATCCTCCTGCCGCAGCTGATGACCCTTTATCTGCCAACTTCAGCTGGAGTAGTTCCAGCTTCGCTTCTGTCAAATTTCGGACATCTGTTACTGCTCCTTGGAGTAAAGATATTATTGTATGGTTAGGCATAATGGTTGTTCATATTAAGATATAAGAAAACCCATGCAACCGCCCATGATTAAATGGCAGGCATGGGTTCCCATTTGCTATGAGCAGAATTTAAGTTTATATTCACTATTCTCAATTCTACTTATTCTGTCATCTGAATTATTTATCCAAAAAAGATGGATTATTTTGATTTCTTCGCTAATTTTTCAGCCTCTTCGCGAGCTTCGGCCTTCAATTCTGACAATTCCTCCTCGGTTAGTTCGATGATCTCTTCAGCACTTTCTTTTGACTTCTTACCAAAAGTCTTAGCACTAGAAACAACATCATCATATATCTGACCAGCATCATCCTTGACATCAGCCATATAACGTGACAGATCTCTCTTTGCTTTACGAGCACGGATCTTACCTTCATAGTAAGCATCCTTAAAGTCATCACGCACTCTTCCGGTGCGGTCATTTACGTCATCAACAAACTCGTTTCTTTTCTGAGCATCTGAAAAGTAAGCCATAGCAGCACCTATAGCAGCACCTATAGCAACTCCAACTAATACCTTAACGCCATCATTATTTCTATTCATAACAATTGTTTTTTTCTGGTTAAAAAATAAGACTTAAGCCATTTTCTATGACTCCTTGTTCACAAATATACCTTTTTATATTCTATTATAAAAGATGTAGATTGTAAAAATAGTTAATGGTCTTTTCTTTGATAACCTCTTCTGAGACACCTTTTTGATTCGCTACTTGACGATACAGAGACCTCAGGTCTGCAGTACTTTCATCTGTCTCAATAAAGAATGATTCGGGAAGTTCTGAGGTATGTTCTATTAAAGTTGGATGAATACTCAGATGAATACCAGCATTAAGTAATTGACTAGCTAACTGGGGCTTACCTCTAAACCCATGGACGACCCAGGGTATAGATCTATGATCTTTTTGTTTTTTTAGTAATACATGCCAATATGATACAATATGAAGTATCAAAGGCAAGCCAAGCTCTTCAGCGACTGAGATCTGGATCTCCATTAATAAGTCTTGTAAATCCTCTGACAGTGAGCTCCTATTATCCCACCCACATTCACCTATAGCAATGACTGGCTTAGGAGCATCAGCGATAGCATTCTTCAGAGTCTGCTTGACCTTATCAGTCGGTTCAGCCATTAGCGCTTTAGACTCAAGACTCATTGGATGAAGTCCAATTGTAAGATAATCTGCTCGTACATGTGGCGTCTCCCCAAGCTGTAGAGACTGAACAACAATGACCTCTGCGTCATTCACATACTTTTCACATCCATTCTTGTGGGTATGATAGTCGAGCCACTTTTTCATAGTAAAGCCTTTCAGGGGACTGGATCATATCCACTACCGCCCCAGGGATTACATCTAAGGATACGCCAGATAGTCAATGCCAAGCCCTTAAATGGGCCATGCTTCTTAATGGCTTCCATCCCGTACTGACTACATGTCGGAGTAAACCGACATGATGAAGGAAGCATCGGGGAGATAAACCTTCTATAAAATCGAATAGGAAGCAGCAGAAGCCAAATTAACAGACTTCGAATAGCCTTAATAATATCTTTTAAAAACTTCATGACAGCCCCTCTAGTTCCTCTTTATTATCTATTGATTGTATCAGTATATCCAGAGCCTTAATCGTAGCATTCTGGACCTTTTCATACCGCTTCAATCCGTCAGAGAGGTATATAAATCCCACAAGCAAAGTCTGCTTCTGATCTTGGCATTCAAGTTCCTCCTTCAGCTTGTGATTATTCAGTCTATAGGCCTCTCTAGTGAGTCGCTTCATCCGATTCCTATCGACTGCATGCTTTAGCTTCTTTTTGGGGATTGACACCAATATTTTGAGCGGTATACCTTCTTGGTATGGCACCCAAGTATAGAGGACCCTAAATGGATAGCAAACAAAACTCTTCCGTGAAGCGAATAATAATCGCAATTCATCTCGAAGATAGAGCCGTTCCTTTTTGGGCAGACTATTATTCTTAGGCATGCTTATCTACACCATGTGTGGATAGATAGTGACTGAGAGCTCCTGTTATGCTTTGAAATTCCTTATTTGGAACAGCTAGATCTACCTTTAGTCCCCTCTCCTCTAACTGTCTTAATGTACCCTCTCCAAGACATCCTATAACCTGATTGCCTTGCTTATAATTAGGAACATTCTCCAAAAGAGAATTAACACCATTCGGACTAAAAAAGAGAATCATATCATAGGATTCAATTTCTCCATCAGCGAATTCGGAGTTAATAACCTTACTGAGAATCCCCTGTGTGTAGGCAATATCTTTTTCATCCATCACTTGGAGGAGGTCATCCTTATAACCTTCAGTAGAAGGAACAAAAAATATTTCTTTGTTATGTTTCTTTACCAAAGAAGGAAGATCCGAAGTGTTAGAACTCTTTTCTGGAAAAAAGATTTTCCTTTTACGAACGGTTATGAATTTTTGTAAATACAGACTGATAAATTCTGACGAGCAGAAGTATTTAAAATCATCTGGCAGTTCAACCCTTAGCTCCTTGAGGATAGCAAAGAAGTGGTCCGCCATTGTCCGAGAGTTCAGTATAACTGCAGTATGCTCCAGGATATCAATCTTTTGGTCTCTAAAAAAGCGAGTTGAGACAGGCTCTATCTTGAAAAATGGTTTGAAGTCAATTTCGACGCCGTACTCCTTAATCATTTCAAAATAAGGAGACTTAGGATTTGTTGGCTTAGGCTGCGAAACTAGGACGCGCGATATCGTTCTGGACATTTTTATTGTCTATTGTACTGTTACCTAAAATCATATTACACCCCCCAAAAAACAAAAAGCAGAGGGAATATTTCACAGGTGCAAAGATACAAAATAATATGCAAAGGATATCCGCGAAGATATGGGAAAATCATTAAACTTTGGACAAGAATAACAATCCTGTATGCTAAATATGAAACACCAGCTATCGATAACGCTATCCAATGAGTCTTAGGACCTAGCAGTAATAATACGATCGGGATAAAAAGTGAATACCCAAAGTAACTCCAATTCTTAAAGTACTCTCTATACCAAACGGCTTTATTCGCCCCTCTACTAAAAGCAATCCATATCCAAAAATATATAATGAGCCGTGTAAAACAGAGCGTCGTAATTATGTACGTACCATTGATAATATTCTCCCAAAAGACAGTCGGTTCGACCTTAAGTAACAATACTGATGTTACACTTACCAGGAATATACTTTGGATCGCTGAAAATAAGAGAAAAAGGAGTCCAAATGTATCCTTTTTATATCGGAGTCTTAAGACGAAAAGAGTGGCTGTCGCAAGTAATAAAAACAGGAGAGTCACGATTAGTCCATCTTGATAAACTGGTGCCTCCGATTTTAAAATAGGTGCAAAACGTTCTTCAAAAAATGGCCAATTATCCATCTTTTGCTCTCTCTCCCATTAAAGATTATATATTCAGTCTATTGATAAGTAGTCTCCTATTCACATGGCTCCTTTTCGCCACATTTCACTAAGATCGTTAGGTAACATAGCCAATGCATTCTCTTCAGCTGCACGCATCTCTTTTTTCTCCTCGTCAGTCATGTCATTCAAGCCACACAAGTGTAGCACTCCATGTATCAGCACTCTTAATAGCTCTCGCTGAAAGGGCTCATTGTATTCTTTAGCATTACTTTCCACCGTCTCGAGTCCGATAACGATATCAGCAAAAAGTAAATCATCTACAGGTGAACCAAAAGTGATAACATCGGTATAGTGATCGTGCCCTAAGTATTTCTTGTTGACCTCTAGAATACGCTCATCATCACAAAATTGAAACGAGATATCTCCCACTTCAAAGTTGTAAACTTCAGCTACTGAACGAATCCATTCATTTACTTCTCTTCTTCTAAAGGGTGGTATCTTCACGCCATCCTCATAGTAATTGATTGACATAACAACTATCTCTTTTTCTATAATAACTTAAGATTCTTTTTTCGCACGTCCCTTCTTAGGAAGGTACTCAGAGTAATCCTCTCCAAAGGTAGCTAATTCTCTGACCAATGAACTACTCACACTGCTAAATTTAGCATCAGAGAAGAGGAAAATGGTATCAATCCCGTAGTGATTACGATTAACATCCGCTATTGTACGCTCAGCCTCCATATCCGCCACAGTCCGGATACCTCTGATAAGCACAGCTTCCTTACTGATAGAGATGGCATACTTCGCGACGATTCCATCGTGCTGAACCACCTTTATTTTCTCATCACCTTTATAGAGATCTCTGATACTTTCCAGCCTCTTTTCGGTAGGCTGGAAGGGAGACTTTCTAAAATTCACACCGATTAGGATATGCACCTCATCGAAAAGTTTCTCTGCTCTCTCTACAATATGTTGGTGCCCTATGGTGAAGGGATCAAATGTCCC includes the following:
- the gap gene encoding type I glyceraldehyde-3-phosphate dehydrogenase, whose product is MIKIGINGFGRIGRFVFRAAQTRNDIQVVGINDLLSVDYLAYMLKYDTMHGRFDGTISYDLDKSTLTVNGNEIRCTQERDPKNLKWDEINAEYIVESTGLFLTKEKSQAHIEAGAKYVVMSAPSKDDTPMYVMGVNEKEYKKGTQLVSNASCTTNCLAPLAKVINDNFGIKDGLMTTVHAITATQKTVDGPSMKDWRGGRAASGNIIPSTTGAAKAVGKVIPSLNGKLTGMSFRVPTIDVSVVDLTVNLEKPASYEEICKVLKNASENELKGILDYTEDAVVSSDFLGDTHSSIFDAKAGIALTDSFVKLVSWYDNEIGYSNRVLDLIATMAKING
- a CDS encoding uroporphyrinogen-III synthase, with protein sequence MSRTISRVLVSQPKPTNPKSPYFEMIKEYGVEIDFKPFFKIEPVSTRFFRDQKIDILEHTAVILNSRTMADHFFAILKELRVELPDDFKYFCSSEFISLYLQKFITVRKRKIFFPEKSSNTSDLPSLVKKHNKEIFFVPSTEGYKDDLLQVMDEKDIAYTQGILSKVINSEFADGEIESYDMILFFSPNGVNSLLENVPNYKQGNQVIGCLGEGTLRQLEERGLKVDLAVPNKEFQSITGALSHYLSTHGVDKHA
- the coaD gene encoding pantetheine-phosphate adenylyltransferase, producing the protein MKKRIGIYAGTFDPFTIGHQHIVERAEKLFDEVHILIGVNFRKSPFQPTEKRLESIRDLYKGDEKIKVVQHDGIVAKYAISISKEAVLIRGIRTVADMEAERTIADVNRNHYGIDTIFLFSDAKFSSVSSSLVRELATFGEDYSEYLPKKGRAKKES
- the yidD gene encoding membrane protein insertion efficiency factor YidD, which encodes MKFLKDIIKAIRSLLIWLLLLPIRFYRRFISPMLPSSCRFTPTCSQYGMEAIKKHGPFKGLALTIWRILRCNPWGGSGYDPVP
- a CDS encoding YtxH domain-containing protein, coding for MNRNNDGVKVLVGVAIGAAIGAAMAYFSDAQKRNEFVDDVNDRTGRVRDDFKDAYYEGKIRARKAKRDLSRYMADVKDDAGQIYDDVVSSAKTFGKKSKESAEEIIELTEEELSELKAEAREEAEKLAKKSK
- a CDS encoding TatD family hydrolase; the encoded protein is MKKWLDYHTHKNGCEKYVNDAEVIVVQSLQLGETPHVRADYLTIGLHPMSLESKALMAEPTDKVKQTLKNAIADAPKPVIAIGECGWDNRSSLSEDLQDLLMEIQISVAEELGLPLILHIVSYWHVLLKKQKDHRSIPWVVHGFRGKPQLASQLLNAGIHLSIHPTLIEHTSELPESFFIETDESTADLRSLYRQVANQKGVSEEVIKEKTINYFYNLHLL
- a CDS encoding IS256 family transposase, coding for MQFNEILSNLMTEPNGVGRLMELIIEIAMQGERELYKEDSGDVSNGYRSRRIFASGNMLELRVPRTRQQGFMPLILGVLKDQEKEMGELAGYLYSCGNTMEDISGVFERLYGKRYSTSQINRLSLSTQEAVEEWRQRRLPRTLEALVIDATYLPVRRGESVSKEAFFVVMSLDSEGRRDIVGVYNNPTEGSGIWGEFFEDLKSRGLEEVGLIISDGLNNIEEVAREHFTEVEVQLCTVHLQREITRKIRPRDKSAIASDLQEVFSKDGSRSSPLDGLESFKNFAFRWRKSYPFLTKIANGQRIEYYFTYLKYDVSVRKYIHSTNWIERFNRQVKKGARYKCALPSVESALHLIGSIAINANYLKKRIGDLTLGLRKNNEK
- a CDS encoding ribonuclease P protein component, whose amino-acid sequence is MPKNNSLPKKERLYLRDELRLLFASRKSFVCYPFRVLYTWVPYQEGIPLKILVSIPKKKLKHAVDRNRMKRLTREAYRLNNHKLKEELECQDQKQTLLVGFIYLSDGLKRYEKVQNATIKALDILIQSIDNKEELEGLS
- a CDS encoding succinate dehydrogenase cytochrome b subunit, yielding MWLFNSSIGRKVVMSVTGLCLIFFLLFHSVMNVVAVFSKDGYDWICHFLGTNAIVQFMVPILALFFILHIIFSIILTLQNRKARGTDRYAMAGKSEVQWTAKNMFVLGLVILGGIIWHLTHFWSEMQLQEWTGGESANGFDLILFQFSNLWIVILYLVWFIFIWLHLTHGFWSAFQTIGWNNAKWYKRLKTIGYIVATLICVMFAFVAIAFYLKSTGAWDSVGAIWHLGGKNLSPVL
- the ybeY gene encoding rRNA maturation RNase YbeY, which produces MSINYYEDGVKIPPFRRREVNEWIRSVAEVYNFEVGDISFQFCDDERILEVNKKYLGHDHYTDVITFGSPVDDLLFADIVIGLETVESNAKEYNEPFQRELLRVLIHGVLHLCGLNDMTDEEKKEMRAAEENALAMLPNDLSEMWRKGAM
- a CDS encoding fumarate reductase/succinate dehydrogenase flavoprotein subunit — protein: MSQLDAKIPQGPLESKWSKYKANQKLVNPANKRRLDVIVVGTGLAGSSAAASLAEMGFHVYNFCIQDSPRRAHSIAAQGGINAAKNYQNDGDSVYRLFYDTIKGGDYRAREANVYRLAEVSNSIIDQCVAQGVPFAREYGGTLANRSFGGAQVSRTFYSRGITGQQLLLGAYSALSRQVGLGKVELFTRHEMVELVMIDGRARGIIVRDLVSGKLKRFSAHAVVIASGGYGNTFFLSSNAMECNGSAAWQCYKKGAYFGNPCMAQIHPTCIPQHGDQQSKLTLMSESLRNDGRIWVPKKIEDAEAIRAGKLRPTQIKEEDRDYYLERRYPAFGNLVPRDVASRAAKERCDAGYGVGTGQAVYLDFAEPIQRLGKDVVTERYGNLFQMYEKITADNPYETPMMIFPAIHYTMGGLWVDYELMTTIPGLFAIGEANFSDHGANRLGASALMQGLADGYFILPYTIQNYLSDQIQVPRFSTDLPEFAAAEKEVMDKINKLMNIKGKQTVDEIHKKLGQIMWEYVGMGRDEAGLKKAIELLADIKKEFWTDVRIPGQAIDLNIELEKALRLADFIEIGELMAHDALDRAESCGGHFRLEHQTPEGEALRHDDLFAYVSCWAYQGENKAPVMYKEPLDYEFIERTQRNYKS